Proteins encoded in a region of the Perognathus longimembris pacificus isolate PPM17 chromosome 11, ASM2315922v1, whole genome shotgun sequence genome:
- the Gatad2b gene encoding transcriptional repressor p66-beta isoform X5 gives MDRMTEDALRLNLLKRSLDPADERDDVLAKRLKMEGHEAMERLKMLALLKRKDLANLEVPHELPTKQDGSGVKGYEEKLNGNLRPHGDSRTAGRPGKENINDEPVDMSARRSEPDRGRLTPSPDIIVLSDNEASSPRSSSRMEERLKAANLEMFKGKGIEERQQLIKQLRDELRLEEARLVLLKKLRQSQLQKENVVQKTPVVQNAASIVQPSPAHVGQQGLSKLPSRPGAQGVEAQNLRTLQGHSVIRSATNTTLPHMLMSQRVIAPNPAQLQGQRGPPKPGIVRTTTPNMNPAISYQPQSSSSVPCQRTTSSAIYMNLASHIQPGTVNRVSSPLPSPSAMTDAANSQAAAKLALRKQLEKTLLEIPPPKPPAPLLHFLPSAANSEFIYMVGLEEVVQSVIDSQGKSCASLLRVEPFVCAQCRTDFTPHWKQEKNGKILCEQCMTSNQKKALKAEHTNRLKNAFVKALQQEQVRILISQQPPQAWFSQKVVASV, from the exons ATGGATAGAATGACAGAAGATGCTCTTCGCCTGAATCTGTTGAAGCGCAGTTTGGACCCAGCAGATGAGCGAGATGATGTCCTGGCAAAACGACTCAAAATGGAAGGACATGAGGCCATGGAACGTCTGAAAATGTTGGCACTGCTTAAAAGGAAGGATTTGGCAAATCTTGAGGTGCCACATGAGTTACCAACCAAACAAGATGGCAGTGGTGTCAAGGGTTATGAAGAGAAACTCAATGGGAATCTCAGGCCTCATGGAGATAGCAGGACTGCTGGAAGGCCAGGCAAAGAAAACATCAATGATGAGCCGGTGGATATGAGTGCTAGACGGAG TGAGCCAGACCGAGGAAGGCTAACTCCCTCTCCAGACATTATTGTTTTGTCTGACAATGAGGCTTCCAGTCCCCGTTCCAGCTCCCGAATGGAAGAAAGACTCAAAGCAGCCAACCTAGAGATGTTTAAG GGGAAAGGCATTGAGGAACGGCAACAGCTCATCAAACAGCTGAGGGATGAGCTGCGCCTGGAAGAAGCTCGATTGGTGCTGTTAAAGAAGCTGAGACAGAGTCAACTACAGAAAGAGAACGTGGTCCAAAAG actCCGGTTGTACAGAATGCAGCATCTATTGTTCAACCATCTCCTGCCCATGTGGGACAGCAAGGTTTATCCAAACTGCCCTCCCGGCCTGGGGCCCAAGGGGTTGAAGCTCAAAATTTGAGAACATTACAG GGTCACAGTGTCATTCGTTCGGCGACCAATACCACCCTCCCACACATGTTGATGTCCCAACGTGTTATTGCACCAAATCCAGCCCAACTACAGGGCCAACGGGGCCCACCCAAGCCTGGCATTGTACGCACCACAACACCCAACATGAATCCCGCCATCAGTTATCAACCA CAGTCAAGTTCTTCTGTTCCTTGTCAGCGTACAACATCCTCTGCCATCTATATGAACCTTGCCTCCCATATCCAGCCAGGGACTGTGAACAGAGTGTCCTCGCCACTTCCTAGCCCTAGTGCTATGACTGATGCTGCCAACTCACAGGCTGCAGCCAAATTGGCTCTTCGAAAACAGCTAGAAAAGACACTCCTGGAGATTCCACCTCCAAAACCTCCTGCTCCCTTGCTTCACTTCCTGCCTAGTGCAGCCAATAGTGAGTTCATCTACATGGTAGGCTTGGAAGAAGTCGTACAGAGTGTCATTGATAGCCAAG GCAAAAGCTGTGCCTCGCTTCTGCGGGTTGAACCCTTTGTATGTGCCCAGTGCCGCACAGATTTCACCCCTCACTGGAAGCAAGAAAAGAATGGTAAGATTCTCTGTGAGCAGTGTATGACGTCCAACCAGAAGAAGGCTCTAAAAGCTGAACATACCAACCGGCTGAAAAATGCTTTTGTTAAAGCCCTACAGCAAGAACAGGTAAGAATTTTGATTTCTCAACAGCCTCCAcag gctTGGTTTTCCCAAAAGGTTGTTGCTTCAGTTTAG
- the Gatad2b gene encoding transcriptional repressor p66-beta isoform X3 has translation MDRMTEDALRLNLLKRSLDPADERDDVLAKRLKMEGHEAMERLKMLALLKRKDLANLEVPHELPTKQDGSGVKGYEEKLNGNLRPHGDSRTAGRPGKENINDEPVDMSARRSEPDRGRLTPSPDIIVLSDNEASSPRSSSRMEERLKAANLEMFKGKGIEERQQLIKQLRDELRLEEARLVLLKKLRQSQLQKENVVQKTPVVQNAASIVQPSPAHVGQQGLSKLPSRPGAQGVEAQNLRTLQGHSVIRSATNTTLPHMLMSQRVIAPNPAQLQGQRGPPKPGIQSSSSVPCQRTTSSAIYMNLASHIQPGTVNRVSSPLPSPSAMTDAANSQAAAKLALRKQLEKTLLEIPPPKPPAPLLHFLPSAANSEFIYMVGLEEVVQSVIDSQGKSCASLLRVEPFVCAQCRTDFTPHWKQEKNGKILCEQCMTSNQKKALKAEHTNRLKNAFVKALQQEQEIEQRLQQQAALSPTTAPTVSSVSKQETIMRHHTLRQAPQPQSSLQRGIPTSARSMLSNFAQAPQLSVPGGLLGMPGVNIAYLNTGIGGHKAPSLADRQREYLLDMIPPRSISQSISGQK, from the exons ATGGATAGAATGACAGAAGATGCTCTTCGCCTGAATCTGTTGAAGCGCAGTTTGGACCCAGCAGATGAGCGAGATGATGTCCTGGCAAAACGACTCAAAATGGAAGGACATGAGGCCATGGAACGTCTGAAAATGTTGGCACTGCTTAAAAGGAAGGATTTGGCAAATCTTGAGGTGCCACATGAGTTACCAACCAAACAAGATGGCAGTGGTGTCAAGGGTTATGAAGAGAAACTCAATGGGAATCTCAGGCCTCATGGAGATAGCAGGACTGCTGGAAGGCCAGGCAAAGAAAACATCAATGATGAGCCGGTGGATATGAGTGCTAGACGGAG TGAGCCAGACCGAGGAAGGCTAACTCCCTCTCCAGACATTATTGTTTTGTCTGACAATGAGGCTTCCAGTCCCCGTTCCAGCTCCCGAATGGAAGAAAGACTCAAAGCAGCCAACCTAGAGATGTTTAAG GGGAAAGGCATTGAGGAACGGCAACAGCTCATCAAACAGCTGAGGGATGAGCTGCGCCTGGAAGAAGCTCGATTGGTGCTGTTAAAGAAGCTGAGACAGAGTCAACTACAGAAAGAGAACGTGGTCCAAAAG actCCGGTTGTACAGAATGCAGCATCTATTGTTCAACCATCTCCTGCCCATGTGGGACAGCAAGGTTTATCCAAACTGCCCTCCCGGCCTGGGGCCCAAGGGGTTGAAGCTCAAAATTTGAGAACATTACAG GGTCACAGTGTCATTCGTTCGGCGACCAATACCACCCTCCCACACATGTTGATGTCCCAACGTGTTATTGCACCAAATCCAGCCCAACTACAGGGCCAACGGGGCCCACCCAAGCCTGGCATT CAGTCAAGTTCTTCTGTTCCTTGTCAGCGTACAACATCCTCTGCCATCTATATGAACCTTGCCTCCCATATCCAGCCAGGGACTGTGAACAGAGTGTCCTCGCCACTTCCTAGCCCTAGTGCTATGACTGATGCTGCCAACTCACAGGCTGCAGCCAAATTGGCTCTTCGAAAACAGCTAGAAAAGACACTCCTGGAGATTCCACCTCCAAAACCTCCTGCTCCCTTGCTTCACTTCCTGCCTAGTGCAGCCAATAGTGAGTTCATCTACATGGTAGGCTTGGAAGAAGTCGTACAGAGTGTCATTGATAGCCAAG GCAAAAGCTGTGCCTCGCTTCTGCGGGTTGAACCCTTTGTATGTGCCCAGTGCCGCACAGATTTCACCCCTCACTGGAAGCAAGAAAAGAATGGTAAGATTCTCTGTGAGCAGTGTATGACGTCCAACCAGAAGAAGGCTCTAAAAGCTGAACATACCAACCGGCTGAAAAATGCTTTTGTTAAAGCCCTACAGCAAGAACAG GAAATTGAACAGCGATTACAGCAGCAGGCAGCCCTCTCTCCTACTACGGCTCCAACTGTGTCCAGTGTCAGTAAACAAGAGACCATCATGAGACACCATACACTTCGGCAG GCCCCACAGCCCCAGAGCAGCCTCCAGCGTGGTATACCCACATCTGCCCGCTCCATGCTTTCAAACTTTGCACAGGCACCCCAGTTGTCTGTGCCAGGTGGTCTCCTTGGTATGCCAG GTGTCAACATTGCATACTTGAACACTGGCATCGGAGGACACAAAGCCCCCAGTTTGGCAGACCGACAGCGGGAATACCTTTTAGACATGATCCCTCCCCGGTCTATATCGCAGTCCATTAGTGGACAGAAATAA
- the Gatad2b gene encoding transcriptional repressor p66-beta isoform X4: MDRMTEDALRLNLLKRSLDPADERDDVLAKRLKMEGHEAMERLKMLALLKRKDLANLEVPHELPTKQDGSGVKGYEEKLNGNLRPHGDSRTAGRPGKENINDEPVDMSARRSEPDRGRLTPSPDIIVLSDNEASSPRSSSRMEERLKAANLEMFKGKGIEERQQLIKQLRDELRLEEARLVLLKKLRQSQLQKENVVQKTPVVQNAASIVQPSPAHVGQQGLSKLPSRPGAQGVEAQNLRTLQGHSVIRSATNTTLPHMLMSQRVIAPNPAQLQGQRGPPKPGISSSSVPCQRTTSSAIYMNLASHIQPGTVNRVSSPLPSPSAMTDAANSQAAAKLALRKQLEKTLLEIPPPKPPAPLLHFLPSAANSEFIYMVGLEEVVQSVIDSQGKSCASLLRVEPFVCAQCRTDFTPHWKQEKNGKILCEQCMTSNQKKALKAEHTNRLKNAFVKALQQEQEIEQRLQQQAALSPTTAPTVSSVSKQETIMRHHTLRQAPQPQSSLQRGIPTSARSMLSNFAQAPQLSVPGGLLGMPGVNIAYLNTGIGGHKAPSLADRQREYLLDMIPPRSISQSISGQK, from the exons ATGGATAGAATGACAGAAGATGCTCTTCGCCTGAATCTGTTGAAGCGCAGTTTGGACCCAGCAGATGAGCGAGATGATGTCCTGGCAAAACGACTCAAAATGGAAGGACATGAGGCCATGGAACGTCTGAAAATGTTGGCACTGCTTAAAAGGAAGGATTTGGCAAATCTTGAGGTGCCACATGAGTTACCAACCAAACAAGATGGCAGTGGTGTCAAGGGTTATGAAGAGAAACTCAATGGGAATCTCAGGCCTCATGGAGATAGCAGGACTGCTGGAAGGCCAGGCAAAGAAAACATCAATGATGAGCCGGTGGATATGAGTGCTAGACGGAG TGAGCCAGACCGAGGAAGGCTAACTCCCTCTCCAGACATTATTGTTTTGTCTGACAATGAGGCTTCCAGTCCCCGTTCCAGCTCCCGAATGGAAGAAAGACTCAAAGCAGCCAACCTAGAGATGTTTAAG GGGAAAGGCATTGAGGAACGGCAACAGCTCATCAAACAGCTGAGGGATGAGCTGCGCCTGGAAGAAGCTCGATTGGTGCTGTTAAAGAAGCTGAGACAGAGTCAACTACAGAAAGAGAACGTGGTCCAAAAG actCCGGTTGTACAGAATGCAGCATCTATTGTTCAACCATCTCCTGCCCATGTGGGACAGCAAGGTTTATCCAAACTGCCCTCCCGGCCTGGGGCCCAAGGGGTTGAAGCTCAAAATTTGAGAACATTACAG GGTCACAGTGTCATTCGTTCGGCGACCAATACCACCCTCCCACACATGTTGATGTCCCAACGTGTTATTGCACCAAATCCAGCCCAACTACAGGGCCAACGGGGCCCACCCAAGCCTGGCATT TCAAGTTCTTCTGTTCCTTGTCAGCGTACAACATCCTCTGCCATCTATATGAACCTTGCCTCCCATATCCAGCCAGGGACTGTGAACAGAGTGTCCTCGCCACTTCCTAGCCCTAGTGCTATGACTGATGCTGCCAACTCACAGGCTGCAGCCAAATTGGCTCTTCGAAAACAGCTAGAAAAGACACTCCTGGAGATTCCACCTCCAAAACCTCCTGCTCCCTTGCTTCACTTCCTGCCTAGTGCAGCCAATAGTGAGTTCATCTACATGGTAGGCTTGGAAGAAGTCGTACAGAGTGTCATTGATAGCCAAG GCAAAAGCTGTGCCTCGCTTCTGCGGGTTGAACCCTTTGTATGTGCCCAGTGCCGCACAGATTTCACCCCTCACTGGAAGCAAGAAAAGAATGGTAAGATTCTCTGTGAGCAGTGTATGACGTCCAACCAGAAGAAGGCTCTAAAAGCTGAACATACCAACCGGCTGAAAAATGCTTTTGTTAAAGCCCTACAGCAAGAACAG GAAATTGAACAGCGATTACAGCAGCAGGCAGCCCTCTCTCCTACTACGGCTCCAACTGTGTCCAGTGTCAGTAAACAAGAGACCATCATGAGACACCATACACTTCGGCAG GCCCCACAGCCCCAGAGCAGCCTCCAGCGTGGTATACCCACATCTGCCCGCTCCATGCTTTCAAACTTTGCACAGGCACCCCAGTTGTCTGTGCCAGGTGGTCTCCTTGGTATGCCAG GTGTCAACATTGCATACTTGAACACTGGCATCGGAGGACACAAAGCCCCCAGTTTGGCAGACCGACAGCGGGAATACCTTTTAGACATGATCCCTCCCCGGTCTATATCGCAGTCCATTAGTGGACAGAAATAA
- the Gatad2b gene encoding transcriptional repressor p66-beta isoform X1, translating to MDRMTEDALRLNLLKRSLDPADERDDVLAKRLKMEGHEAMERLKMLALLKRKDLANLEVPHELPTKQDGSGVKGYEEKLNGNLRPHGDSRTAGRPGKENINDEPVDMSARRSEPDRGRLTPSPDIIVLSDNEASSPRSSSRMEERLKAANLEMFKGKGIEERQQLIKQLRDELRLEEARLVLLKKLRQSQLQKENVVQKTPVVQNAASIVQPSPAHVGQQGLSKLPSRPGAQGVEAQNLRTLQGHSVIRSATNTTLPHMLMSQRVIAPNPAQLQGQRGPPKPGIVRTTTPNMNPAISYQPQSSSSVPCQRTTSSAIYMNLASHIQPGTVNRVSSPLPSPSAMTDAANSQAAAKLALRKQLEKTLLEIPPPKPPAPLLHFLPSAANSEFIYMVGLEEVVQSVIDSQGKSCASLLRVEPFVCAQCRTDFTPHWKQEKNGKILCEQCMTSNQKKALKAEHTNRLKNAFVKALQQEQEIEQRLQQQAALSPTTAPTVSSVSKQETIMRHHTLRQAPQPQSSLQRGIPTSARSMLSNFAQAPQLSVPGGLLGMPGVNIAYLNTGIGGHKAPSLADRQREYLLDMIPPRSISQSISGQK from the exons ATGGATAGAATGACAGAAGATGCTCTTCGCCTGAATCTGTTGAAGCGCAGTTTGGACCCAGCAGATGAGCGAGATGATGTCCTGGCAAAACGACTCAAAATGGAAGGACATGAGGCCATGGAACGTCTGAAAATGTTGGCACTGCTTAAAAGGAAGGATTTGGCAAATCTTGAGGTGCCACATGAGTTACCAACCAAACAAGATGGCAGTGGTGTCAAGGGTTATGAAGAGAAACTCAATGGGAATCTCAGGCCTCATGGAGATAGCAGGACTGCTGGAAGGCCAGGCAAAGAAAACATCAATGATGAGCCGGTGGATATGAGTGCTAGACGGAG TGAGCCAGACCGAGGAAGGCTAACTCCCTCTCCAGACATTATTGTTTTGTCTGACAATGAGGCTTCCAGTCCCCGTTCCAGCTCCCGAATGGAAGAAAGACTCAAAGCAGCCAACCTAGAGATGTTTAAG GGGAAAGGCATTGAGGAACGGCAACAGCTCATCAAACAGCTGAGGGATGAGCTGCGCCTGGAAGAAGCTCGATTGGTGCTGTTAAAGAAGCTGAGACAGAGTCAACTACAGAAAGAGAACGTGGTCCAAAAG actCCGGTTGTACAGAATGCAGCATCTATTGTTCAACCATCTCCTGCCCATGTGGGACAGCAAGGTTTATCCAAACTGCCCTCCCGGCCTGGGGCCCAAGGGGTTGAAGCTCAAAATTTGAGAACATTACAG GGTCACAGTGTCATTCGTTCGGCGACCAATACCACCCTCCCACACATGTTGATGTCCCAACGTGTTATTGCACCAAATCCAGCCCAACTACAGGGCCAACGGGGCCCACCCAAGCCTGGCATTGTACGCACCACAACACCCAACATGAATCCCGCCATCAGTTATCAACCA CAGTCAAGTTCTTCTGTTCCTTGTCAGCGTACAACATCCTCTGCCATCTATATGAACCTTGCCTCCCATATCCAGCCAGGGACTGTGAACAGAGTGTCCTCGCCACTTCCTAGCCCTAGTGCTATGACTGATGCTGCCAACTCACAGGCTGCAGCCAAATTGGCTCTTCGAAAACAGCTAGAAAAGACACTCCTGGAGATTCCACCTCCAAAACCTCCTGCTCCCTTGCTTCACTTCCTGCCTAGTGCAGCCAATAGTGAGTTCATCTACATGGTAGGCTTGGAAGAAGTCGTACAGAGTGTCATTGATAGCCAAG GCAAAAGCTGTGCCTCGCTTCTGCGGGTTGAACCCTTTGTATGTGCCCAGTGCCGCACAGATTTCACCCCTCACTGGAAGCAAGAAAAGAATGGTAAGATTCTCTGTGAGCAGTGTATGACGTCCAACCAGAAGAAGGCTCTAAAAGCTGAACATACCAACCGGCTGAAAAATGCTTTTGTTAAAGCCCTACAGCAAGAACAG GAAATTGAACAGCGATTACAGCAGCAGGCAGCCCTCTCTCCTACTACGGCTCCAACTGTGTCCAGTGTCAGTAAACAAGAGACCATCATGAGACACCATACACTTCGGCAG GCCCCACAGCCCCAGAGCAGCCTCCAGCGTGGTATACCCACATCTGCCCGCTCCATGCTTTCAAACTTTGCACAGGCACCCCAGTTGTCTGTGCCAGGTGGTCTCCTTGGTATGCCAG GTGTCAACATTGCATACTTGAACACTGGCATCGGAGGACACAAAGCCCCCAGTTTGGCAGACCGACAGCGGGAATACCTTTTAGACATGATCCCTCCCCGGTCTATATCGCAGTCCATTAGTGGACAGAAATAA
- the Gatad2b gene encoding transcriptional repressor p66-beta isoform X2 produces the protein MDRMTEDALRLNLLKRSLDPADERDDVLAKRLKMEGHEAMERLKMLALLKRKDLANLEVPHELPTKQDGSGVKGYEEKLNGNLRPHGDSRTAGRPGKENINDEPVDMSARRSEPDRGRLTPSPDIIVLSDNEASSPRSSSRMEERLKAANLEMFKGKGIEERQQLIKQLRDELRLEEARLVLLKKLRQSQLQKENVVQKTPVVQNAASIVQPSPAHVGQQGLSKLPSRPGAQGVEAQNLRTLQGHSVIRSATNTTLPHMLMSQRVIAPNPAQLQGQRGPPKPGIVRTTTPNMNPAISYQPSSSSVPCQRTTSSAIYMNLASHIQPGTVNRVSSPLPSPSAMTDAANSQAAAKLALRKQLEKTLLEIPPPKPPAPLLHFLPSAANSEFIYMVGLEEVVQSVIDSQGKSCASLLRVEPFVCAQCRTDFTPHWKQEKNGKILCEQCMTSNQKKALKAEHTNRLKNAFVKALQQEQEIEQRLQQQAALSPTTAPTVSSVSKQETIMRHHTLRQAPQPQSSLQRGIPTSARSMLSNFAQAPQLSVPGGLLGMPGVNIAYLNTGIGGHKAPSLADRQREYLLDMIPPRSISQSISGQK, from the exons ATGGATAGAATGACAGAAGATGCTCTTCGCCTGAATCTGTTGAAGCGCAGTTTGGACCCAGCAGATGAGCGAGATGATGTCCTGGCAAAACGACTCAAAATGGAAGGACATGAGGCCATGGAACGTCTGAAAATGTTGGCACTGCTTAAAAGGAAGGATTTGGCAAATCTTGAGGTGCCACATGAGTTACCAACCAAACAAGATGGCAGTGGTGTCAAGGGTTATGAAGAGAAACTCAATGGGAATCTCAGGCCTCATGGAGATAGCAGGACTGCTGGAAGGCCAGGCAAAGAAAACATCAATGATGAGCCGGTGGATATGAGTGCTAGACGGAG TGAGCCAGACCGAGGAAGGCTAACTCCCTCTCCAGACATTATTGTTTTGTCTGACAATGAGGCTTCCAGTCCCCGTTCCAGCTCCCGAATGGAAGAAAGACTCAAAGCAGCCAACCTAGAGATGTTTAAG GGGAAAGGCATTGAGGAACGGCAACAGCTCATCAAACAGCTGAGGGATGAGCTGCGCCTGGAAGAAGCTCGATTGGTGCTGTTAAAGAAGCTGAGACAGAGTCAACTACAGAAAGAGAACGTGGTCCAAAAG actCCGGTTGTACAGAATGCAGCATCTATTGTTCAACCATCTCCTGCCCATGTGGGACAGCAAGGTTTATCCAAACTGCCCTCCCGGCCTGGGGCCCAAGGGGTTGAAGCTCAAAATTTGAGAACATTACAG GGTCACAGTGTCATTCGTTCGGCGACCAATACCACCCTCCCACACATGTTGATGTCCCAACGTGTTATTGCACCAAATCCAGCCCAACTACAGGGCCAACGGGGCCCACCCAAGCCTGGCATTGTACGCACCACAACACCCAACATGAATCCCGCCATCAGTTATCAACCA TCAAGTTCTTCTGTTCCTTGTCAGCGTACAACATCCTCTGCCATCTATATGAACCTTGCCTCCCATATCCAGCCAGGGACTGTGAACAGAGTGTCCTCGCCACTTCCTAGCCCTAGTGCTATGACTGATGCTGCCAACTCACAGGCTGCAGCCAAATTGGCTCTTCGAAAACAGCTAGAAAAGACACTCCTGGAGATTCCACCTCCAAAACCTCCTGCTCCCTTGCTTCACTTCCTGCCTAGTGCAGCCAATAGTGAGTTCATCTACATGGTAGGCTTGGAAGAAGTCGTACAGAGTGTCATTGATAGCCAAG GCAAAAGCTGTGCCTCGCTTCTGCGGGTTGAACCCTTTGTATGTGCCCAGTGCCGCACAGATTTCACCCCTCACTGGAAGCAAGAAAAGAATGGTAAGATTCTCTGTGAGCAGTGTATGACGTCCAACCAGAAGAAGGCTCTAAAAGCTGAACATACCAACCGGCTGAAAAATGCTTTTGTTAAAGCCCTACAGCAAGAACAG GAAATTGAACAGCGATTACAGCAGCAGGCAGCCCTCTCTCCTACTACGGCTCCAACTGTGTCCAGTGTCAGTAAACAAGAGACCATCATGAGACACCATACACTTCGGCAG GCCCCACAGCCCCAGAGCAGCCTCCAGCGTGGTATACCCACATCTGCCCGCTCCATGCTTTCAAACTTTGCACAGGCACCCCAGTTGTCTGTGCCAGGTGGTCTCCTTGGTATGCCAG GTGTCAACATTGCATACTTGAACACTGGCATCGGAGGACACAAAGCCCCCAGTTTGGCAGACCGACAGCGGGAATACCTTTTAGACATGATCCCTCCCCGGTCTATATCGCAGTCCATTAGTGGACAGAAATAA